A region of Arabidopsis thaliana chromosome 5, partial sequence DNA encodes the following proteins:
- the CUC2 gene encoding NAC (No Apical Meristem) domain transcriptional regulator superfamily protein (CUP-SHAPED COTYLEDON 2 (CUC2); CONTAINS InterPro DOMAIN/s: No apical meristem (NAM) protein (InterPro:IPR003441); BEST Arabidopsis thaliana protein match is: NAC (No Apical Meristem) domain transcriptional regulator superfamily protein (TAIR:AT3G15170.1); Has 1807 Blast hits to 1807 proteins in 277 species: Archae - 0; Bacteria - 0; Metazoa - 736; Fungi - 347; Plants - 385; Viruses - 0; Other Eukaryotes - 339 (source: NCBI BLink).) — MDIPYYHYDHGGDSQYLPPGFRFHPTDEELITHYLLRKVLDGCFSSRAIAEVDLNKCEPWQLPGRAKMGEKEWYFFSLRDRKYPTGLRTNRATEAGYWKATGKDREIFSSKTCALVGMKKTLVFYKGRAPKGEKSNWVMHEYRLEGKFSYHFISRSSKDEWVISRVFQKTTLASTGAVSEGGGGGGATVSVSSGTGPSKKTKVPSTISRNYQEQPSSPSSVSLPPLLDPTTTLGYTDSSCSYDSRSTNTTVTASAITEHVSCFSTVPTTTTALGLDVNSFSRLPPPLGFDFDPFPRFVSRNVSTQSNFRSFQENFNQFPYFGSSSASTMTSAVNLPSFQGGGGVSGMNYWLPATAEENESKVGVLHAGLDCIWNY, encoded by the exons atgGACATTCCGTATTACCACTACGACCATGGCGGAGACAGCCAATATCTTCCACCGGGTTTCAGGTTTCATCCCACGGACGAAGAGCTCATCACTCATTACCTTCTCCGCAAAGTCCTCGACGGTTGCTTCTCAAGCCGTGCCATCGCAGAAGTTGATCTCAACAAGTGTGAGCCTTGGCAACTTCCCg GGAGAGCTAAGAtgggagagaaagaatggTACTTCTTTAGCCTCCGTGACCGGAAGTATCCGACGGGACTGAGAACTAACAGAGCAACTGAGGCTGGTTACTGGAAAGCTACCGGAAAAGACAGAGAGATCTTTAGTTCAAAGACTTGTGCACTTGTTgggatgaagaagactcttgTCTTTTACAAAGGAAGAGCTCCGAAAGGAGAGAAGAGTAATTGGGTTATGCATGAATATCGTCTTGAAGGCAAATTCTCTTACCATTTCATCTCAAGAAGCTCCAAG GATGAATGGGTGATCTCTAGGGTTTTCCAGAAAACCACTTTAGCTAGCACCGGAGCCGTCTccgaaggaggaggaggaggaggagcaacTGTGAGCGTAAGCAGCGGTACTGGTCCATCTAAAAAGACGAAAGTACCCTCAACAATCTCAAGAAACTATCAAGAACAACCAAGCTCTCCTTCCTCCGTCTCACTCCCACCTCTCCTGGATCCGACCACTACCCTCGGCTACACCGACAGCAGTTGCTCCTACGACAGCCGTAGCACCAACACAACCGTCACAGCCAGCGCAATAACCGAGCACGTGTCCTGTTTCTCCACTGTCCCTACTACTACTACGGCCTTGGGCTTAGACGTTAACTCATTCAGCCGTCTTCCACCGCCGCTAGGGTTTGACTTTGACCCTTTTCCTCGTTTCGTTTCTAGAAACGTCTCGACTCAATCTAACTTCAGATCGTTCCAAGAAAACTTCAATCAATTTCCTTACTTTGGATCGTCTTCTGCATCGACTATGACCTCCGCCGTTAATCTGCCTTCTTTCCAAGGCGGCGGAGGCGTCTCCGGGATGAATTACTGGCTACCGGCGACTGCCGAAGAGAATGAGTCAAAGGTCGGTGTGCTTCATGCTGGACTTGACTGTATTTGGAACTACTGA
- a CDS encoding Mid-1-related chloride channel domain-containing protein (ATP binding;DNA binding;DNA topoisomerase (ATP-hydrolyzing)s; FUNCTIONS IN: DNA topoisomerase (ATP-hydrolyzing) activity, DNA binding, ATP binding; INVOLVED IN: DNA topological change, DNA metabolic process; LOCATED IN: plasma membrane; EXPRESSED IN: cultured cell; CONTAINS InterPro DOMAIN/s: DNA topoisomerase, type IIA, subunit A, alpha-helical (InterPro:IPR013757); Has 1807 Blast hits to 1807 proteins in 277 species: Archae - 0; Bacteria - 0; Metazoa - 736; Fungi - 347; Plants - 385; Viruses - 0; Other Eukaryotes - 339 (source: NCBI BLink).): protein MAASTSQLEDTTREIIEGTSILNIDDTSILNIDDVMTSQLEDTIEKLKKVVRSLEEINRNSTMASLTYKLYRFILEKEDEAAAELNAVDTDSIETKLVKLENKQRYIREVEDNPIDIRSLYRPKLVKLLKERGFTPFPSEDKPFSHYDYLDVALHMELPIQKYEELCDQKNVLQDIVSILKRIIDAYQH, encoded by the exons ATGGCTGCCTCTACATCGCAACTGGAAGATACTACCCGTGAGATTATAGAAGGTACTTCCATACTCAACATCGACGATACTTCCATACTCAACATCGACGATGTGATGACATCGCAACTGGAAGATACGATCGAGAAGTTAAAGAAAG TGGTGAGGAGTTTGGAAGAGATAAATAGAAATTCAACCATGGCCTCACTCACATATAAGCTTTACCGTTTTATActggagaaagaagatgaggcTGCCGCCGAACTCAACGCTGTGGACACAGACTCTATCGAGACAAAG CTGGTGaaactagaaaacaaacagagaTATATCCGTGAAGTTGAAGACAACCCGATCGACATCCGTAGTTTGTACAGGCCTAAACTTGTTAAGCTTTTAAAGGAGAGAGGGTTTACACCATTCCCATCTGAAGATAAGCCTTTCTCACACTATGACTACCTAGATGTTGCTTTACATATGGAATTACCTATTCAAAAATACGAGGAGCTATGCGATCAAAAAAATGTGTTGCAAGACATAGTTTCTATTTTGAAGAGGATTATTGATGCCTATCAACATTAA